The following proteins are encoded in a genomic region of Oncorhynchus kisutch isolate 150728-3 linkage group LG6, Okis_V2, whole genome shotgun sequence:
- the LOC109893114 gene encoding serine/threonine-protein phosphatase 4 catalytic subunit B, with the protein MCVTMGDISDLDRQIEQLRRCELIKENEVKALCAKAREILVEESNVQRVDSPVTVCGDIHGQFYDLKELFRVGGDVPETNYLFMGDFVDRGFYSVETFLLLLALKVRYPDRITLIRGNHESRQITQVYGFYDECLRKYGSVTVWRYCTEIFDYLSLSAIIDGKIFCVHGGLSPSIQTLDQIRTIDRKQEVPHDGPMCDLLWSDPEDTTGWGVSPRGAGYLFGSDVVAQFNAANDIHMICRAHQLVMEGYKWHFNETVLTVWSAPNYCYRCGNVAAILELDEHLQREFIIFEAAPQETRGIPSKKPVADYFL; encoded by the exons ATGTGTGTGACAATGGGGGACATCAGTGATCTGGACAGACAGATAGAACAACTTAGGCGTTGTGAACTTATCAAGGAAAATGAAGTCAAAGCACTGTGTGCCAAGGCCAG GGAGATTCTGGTAGAGGAGAGTAACGTACAGAGGGTGGATTCTCCCGTTACT GTGTGTGGGGATATTCATGGACAGTTTTATGACCTGAAGGAGTTGTTTAGA GTTGGGGGTGATGTTCCGGAGACAAACTATCTCTTCATGGGTGACTTTGTGGACCGAGGCTTCTACAGTGTGGAGACGTTCCTGCTGCTGCTAGCACTCAAG GTGCGGTATCCAGACAGGATCACTCTGATCCGAGGGAACCATGAGTCACGTCAGATCACACAGGTCTACGGCTTCTATGACGAGTGCCTCCGCAAGTACGGCTCGGTCACTGTTTGGAGATACTGCACCGAGATCTTTGATTACCTGTCCCTCTCTGCCATCATTGACGGCAAG ATATTCTGTGTGCACGGCGGCCTTTCTCCATCTATTCAAACTCTGGACCAAATCAGAACTATCGACAGGAAGCAGGAAGTGCCTCACGACGGCCCCATGTGTGACCTGCTGTGGTCTGACCCAGAAG ACACCACAGGGTGGGGTGTGAGCCCTAGGGGGGCAGGCTACCTGTTTGGCAGTGACGTGGTGGCCCAGTTCAACGCAGCCAACGACATCCACATGATCTGCAGGGCCCACCAGCTGGTCATGGAGGGATACAAGTGGCACTTCAATGAGACTGTGCTCACTGTGTGGTCTGCTCCCAACTACTGCTACAG ATGTGGTAATGTGGCGGCCATCTTGGAGCTGGATGAGCACCTGCAGAGGGAGTTCATCATATTTGAAGCCGCTCCGCAAGAAACCAGGGGCATTCCCTCCAAAAAGCCAGTGGCAGACTACTTCCTGTGA